The DNA region TATGGTATCTATTCCTACCATGTATGGTTCAAGCCAATGTTCGAGTTTTGCTAAAAGAATGTCATCACTCACACCCGGCCAACCTTTATCAGGTAACCATTCAGTTGCATTTCTTATCCGTTGCAATAAGTTAGCACTCTTATCACTCCACGATAAACTTGATAAACCTTTTCGACGGATAAAGTCTAAAATAGCCGCCTGAATCAAAGTAGGATCAATATGGGTGACATGGCGACGAGACAAAACTAACTGCCCAAAACATTGCTGTTGCTCTGCTATCATCTTGCCTTTAGCGTCATCCCATTGCACCACATCTCTCTCAACAATACGATCAGGAAGAGCATCAATTAAGGCTGACCAATCAATATGAATGGCTCGGAAGATTTGACTCGTCATCGATTGAGCATTTCGCATTAAATCAACCGCAATCAACCCTTCTTGATTCGATAAAGAACTCGACTCATCAATATATGCCCCATGCCCATTGGCTAATAGATATTGTCCTGAGGAATGGCGACGGCGCATCGCCACACGATCGGGAAAGGCCATAGCAATGCACACCGCCAATAAGTCAGCATCGACCTTTTTTAACTCAAAGGCTAGGTTTAACCCAAAGCTTATACTACAGCGCCTCGCCAACTGCTGACTACGGCGAGTCAGCATGGCCGTTTTACTGTGTTGATTTTGCTGCCAACGATGCCAATCATGACTAATATCAAGACTGTTTCTTTCGGGCTCTTCTAGTAATGCAACAGACGCTAATGCCGCTTGTAGGTAAGCTTCACCTCGAACGTTAGCATGGCTTAACATCGCGGCGTAACGAGGCTCTATTCCCAGTGTTTGACTTTGTGTAGCAAGCTTAGTTAACTGCCCTTGCGGATTAAGCAAACCAAGCTGAATTAATAACTGTTTTGCTTGTTGCAAATGCGGCGCTGGAGGCAAATCAAGCCAACTTAACTCATCAACCTGTGATGTTCCCCATTGCAGTAATTCCATTTGCAGTGATGTTAAATCACTCCTTAAAATTTCAGCTTGTGGCACAATCGGTTGGCGCTTTAAACTTTCTTCACTGTACATTCGAAAGCAAATGCCCGGCTCTAAACGTCCTGCTCGCCCAGCCCGCTGCTGCGCCGACGATTGAGCAATGATGTTTTCCTCTAAACGAGTAATCCCCGTTTTAGGATCAAACCTAGCAACTCTCTCTAAGCCACTGTCGACGACGAGGCGGATCCCTTCAATAGTCAAACTGGTTTCAGCAATATTGGTTGCTAAAACGATTTTACGGCGTCCTAATGTCGATGGGGTAATCGCCATTTGCTCAGCTTGGCTATCGAGTTGCCCATACAAAGGGCACACATCAATATCATCACTGAACAAAACATACTCTTCAGTTAGACGTCGATACAATTGCTTAATATCACCAACACTTGGCAAAAAAACCAACATCGATCCGGTTTCTTGATCCATCCATTGTGGAATAATTTTCGCCAATCGAGGAACAAGATATTGATTGGCTTGCAAAGGAAAATAATGGTATTCAATCGGGAAACCACGGCCTTGAGATTCAACATAATGCGCCAGTGGTAACAAACGGCATAAAGCATTTTGATCCAGTGTTGCCGACATGATTAACAAGGTAAGGTCATCTCGTAAAGCTTGTTGAATCTCCAAACAAAAAGCCAAAGCCGTATCAGCATGAATACTGCGTTCATGAAATTCATCAAAAATGATCAGATCAACTCCATTCAATTCAGGATCAGATTGAATCATTCGTGTCATGACCCCTTCGGTAACAATCTCTAAGCGCGTTTTCGTACTCACTTTACTTTCACCGCGAATGCGAAAGCCGACCGTTTCACCCACCTTTTCACCGAATTGCCTTGCCAAGTAACGAGCAATATTTCTTGCCGCCAATCGGCGAGGCTCCATCATGATGATTTTGCCTTGCCCCAAGTCACCAACTTGCATCTTACGCAAAATTTGCAAAGGCAAATAGGTCGATTTCCCCGCACCGGGAGCAGCTTTCAAAATCACCTGATGATGACTTTCTATTGCATCAAGTAGCTCAGACATGACGCTAATAATTGGCAATTGTGACAATCGAAGATCCTTATGTCATGATTTAAACGCTGCGATTCTACCCAATAATCAGAACGGATACCAAAAAACCACTTTGGTCGCCAAACACCCTCGAATACAAAAGCAGCTTTAATACTCAACACCACGCAAGGATAGATGATGAAATTCACCCCACCATTACAATCGGCCACTTTAATCAAACGTTATAAACGCTTTTTAGCGGATGTGACTCTGCCCAATGGTGAAGAGAAAACCATGCATTGCGCAAATACCGGCGCCATGACAGGTTGCGCTGATACCGGTAATACCATTTGGTACTCCACCTCAGACAATGCTAAACGAAAATACCCTAATAGCTGGGAAATTTCAGTCAATTCTAAAGGCGATCACATTTGCGTCAATACGGCTCGGGCGAACACATTGGTGACCGAAGCCATTAATCAACAACACATACCAGAATTACTCGGTTATGATAATTTGCGCACAGAAGTAAAATATGGCCAAGAAAATAGTCGCATCGATATCTTGTTAGAAACCAGTGATGCTCTCCAACGACCACCTTGCTATATTGAAGTAAAAAGCGTGACGCTACTCGATGAAAAGAATGGCACAGGCCGCGGTTATTTTCCCGACGCGATCACATTGAGAGGCCAAAAACATTTGCGAGAGCTGATGGAAGTGGTTGAATCAGGTCAAAGAGCGGTGCTTTTTTTCGCTGTTTTACATACAGGGATTGAAAACGTCTCTAGCGCACACCATATTGATGCGGATTATTCACAACTTTTAAAACAAGCAAAAGACATTGGGGTCGAGGTGATTTGCTACCAAGCTGATATATCACCACAACAAATGAAATTAACCTCTGCCATTGAATTTATAGACAACTGATTCTATAAATAAAAATCTTGGCATGTAAAATCACATTCAACAATCTATTTGTTTGCCAATGAAGATTCTTTCTGCTATATGTACCGCCCTTAATTAACCAGCGACTGGTTAAAAGGAGCAAGTAGGAGCGCTGTATGCCAGAACTAACTAAGAAAAAAACGCTAGGCATTCTAGCCATTGCGGGTGTTGAGCCATACCAAGAAACAGCTGGTGAAGAATACATGTCACCAGAGCAAATGGCTCACTTTACAAAGATTCTAAAAGCATGGCGTGACCAACTTCGTGAAGAAGTTAGCCGCACTATGAGCCACATGAAAGATGAAGCCTCAAACTTCCCAGATCCGGTTGACCGTGCATCTCAAGAAGAAGAGTTTAGCCTAGAGTTACGTAACCGTGACCGTGAGCGTCGCTTAATCAAAAAAATCGAAAAAACTTTGATGAAAATCGAAGAAGATGATTTCGGTTTTTGTGAATCTTGTGGTGTTGAAATCGGCATTCGCCGTTTAGAAGCAAGACCAACAGCCGACCTATGTATCGACTGTAAAACACTTGCCGAGCTAAAAGAAAAGCAAATGCAAGGTTAAGAACCCAACCAAGCATGAAAACCCGACTTGATTAAGCTTGCCGGGCTTTCATGCTCCGTTGTGTTTTATTTTATTACCATGTCTTACATTGGTCGTTTTGCACCCTCTCCTTCAGGGCCACTTCATTTTGGTTCGCTCGTTGCCGCATTCGGCAGTTACTTCCAAGCTAAATCTCAACATGGCCAATGGCTCGTTCGCATTGAAGATCTTGATCCTCCTCGTGAAATGCCAGGGGCATCCAGTCTCATATTAAAAACGCTTGAATCGTATGGACTACACTGGGATAAAAGCGTCACTTATCAAAGCGAACGTCACCAACGTTACCAAGAGCAGATCGAGAACTGGTTGGTAAGCGGTTTAGCTTACTATTGCCAATGTACCCGTAAGCAAATCAAACAAAACGGTGGTTTTTATCCTGGCACTTGTCGCCACAAAAATTTGAATGTACCTAATGACTGCTCCGTTCGTTTACATGTTCAAGAGCCGATAGAGTATTTTATCGATCAAAAACACGGACTCATTAATATTCCCCATCAACTTGCGCAAGAAGATTTTATTATCAAGCGTCGAGATGGCTTATTTGCTTATAACCTTGCTGTGGTCTTAGATGATATAGATCAAGGTGTCACAGAAGTTGTCAGAGGGGCCGATTTAATCGAACCTACAGGTAGGCAAATTAATCTATATCGTTATTTAAACCACCCAGAAATAAAATACGTTCATTTACCGCTCGCCGTTGATTTACATGGCAATAAATTATCAAAACAAAACCATGCACCCGCGGTCAATATTCATTCACCAAAAGAAACCTTAATTCAGGTTATGATCTTTTTAGGGTTTGAATTACCAAACGATTTTAAATTCGCCAGTGTTGAACAAATGATTGAATGGGGATGCCAACATTGGTCATTACAGCAATTACCAGACTCATTAAGCATCATTCCCAATCATTGAAGTACGAACTTAGCGACTTCCCCATTCTAAAATAGTTCAACCTAGGCTATTATTGGCACAACTTTTTCTGTATTCAATTTCTGTACAGTTTTCAAAATTTCACTCTCGCTTTGAACAGATTCAACTGGATCATGGCGGCGTTAACGAAACTACCGAGGTGGGTTATTTTCACTCAAGCTGCTAATTTGTGTCGTAAAATTTTTTCAAGCACAAACAAAGATCAAAAAAGTTCCAATCTAGATAGCTCAAATGGAGAAGTTAGTCTGAACATCATCACTCGCTCAGAGCATACGATTTCACGGGCACATATCAGCGAAAATGCGCTCAAGGTACTGTACCGACTACATAATAACGGTTACGACGCTTTCCTTGTCGGCGGTGGTGTGCGTGACATTCTGCTTGATAAAGAACCCAAAGATTTTGATATCGCCACCAATGCCACCCCAGAACAAATTAAACAACTTTTTCGTAACTGCCGCTTGATTGGACGCCGCTTCCGCTTAGCACACATCATGTTTGGGCGAGACATTATTGAAGTCGCAACATTTCGTGGTCACCATCAAGAACCAGAAAAAAATCAATCATCTCAATCGAAAGAAGGCATGTTATTACGAGATAACGTATATGGCACGGTTGAAGAAGATGCTGAACGCCGAGATTTCACCGTAAATGCGATGTACTACAATATCGCTGATTTTAGTATTCACGACTACGCCAATGGCGTACAAGATCTAAAAGATGGCATCATTCGAATGATTGGCGATCCAGAGACTCGTTATCGTGAAGATCCTGTCAGAATGATCCGAGCTATTCGTTTTGCCGCCAAATTAGACATGAAAATAGCGCCATCAACCGCCACACCAATACGGGAACTTGCGCACTTGATGACCAGTGTCCCTGCGGCCCGTTTATTTGAAGAATCATTAAAGTTGCTTCAATCCGGACAAGGTTTAAAAACGTACAATTTACTGCGTGAATACGATCTGTTCTCAGCATTATTTCCAAGCGTTGCTCGTCACTTCACTGAAGATGAAAACTCTCACGTCGAGCAAATGATTGAGATTGTATTAAACTCGACCGATAAGCGCATCAATGAAGGTAAGCGTATTAACCCGGCCTTTATGTTTGCGGCTTTCTTATGGTACCCCTTGCAACAGCTTGCGAAAGATTTAATGGATGAACGTAAGTTCAGCTATTACGACGCAATTATGACAGCAAGTAATACAATTTTAGATCAACAAGTTAAACAACTGGCCATTCCTCGCCGACATACCGCAACCATTCGTGACATTTGGCAATTACAGCTACGCCTCACTCGTCGAACTGGAAAGCGAGCCTTCCAAATGCTTGAGCTGAACAAGTTCAGAGCAGGCTTTGATATGCTCGAAATGCGAGGTCAAATCGAAGAAGGTCAAACCGAAGAATTAGCATGTTGGTGGCAAGAATTTCAAGATGCGCCTTCGGTTCACCGTCAAAATATGGTGCAAGCACTCGGTAACCCCAAACCAACAGGAAAACGTCGAAAACGCCCATACAATAAACGTAAAACAACTAAGCCAAGGTCTCAAGAATGATTACCGCCTATATTGCCATAGGCAGTAATTTATCCAATCCAGTTGAACAAGCAAATAACGCCATTGAAGCGCTTGTTCAACATCCAGATATACATTTAGTGGCTTGTTCGTCGTTGTACAGCAGCACGCCAATGGGGCCACAAGATCAA from Vibrio casei includes:
- the sfsA gene encoding DNA/RNA nuclease SfsA, with the protein product MKFTPPLQSATLIKRYKRFLADVTLPNGEEKTMHCANTGAMTGCADTGNTIWYSTSDNAKRKYPNSWEISVNSKGDHICVNTARANTLVTEAINQQHIPELLGYDNLRTEVKYGQENSRIDILLETSDALQRPPCYIEVKSVTLLDEKNGTGRGYFPDAITLRGQKHLRELMEVVESGQRAVLFFAVLHTGIENVSSAHHIDADYSQLLKQAKDIGVEVICYQADISPQQMKLTSAIEFIDN
- the pcnB gene encoding polynucleotide adenylyltransferase PcnB encodes the protein MAALTKLPRWVIFTQAANLCRKIFSSTNKDQKSSNLDSSNGEVSLNIITRSEHTISRAHISENALKVLYRLHNNGYDAFLVGGGVRDILLDKEPKDFDIATNATPEQIKQLFRNCRLIGRRFRLAHIMFGRDIIEVATFRGHHQEPEKNQSSQSKEGMLLRDNVYGTVEEDAERRDFTVNAMYYNIADFSIHDYANGVQDLKDGIIRMIGDPETRYREDPVRMIRAIRFAAKLDMKIAPSTATPIRELAHLMTSVPAARLFEESLKLLQSGQGLKTYNLLREYDLFSALFPSVARHFTEDENSHVEQMIEIVLNSTDKRINEGKRINPAFMFAAFLWYPLQQLAKDLMDERKFSYYDAIMTASNTILDQQVKQLAIPRRHTATIRDIWQLQLRLTRRTGKRAFQMLELNKFRAGFDMLEMRGQIEEGQTEELACWWQEFQDAPSVHRQNMVQALGNPKPTGKRRKRPYNKRKTTKPRSQE
- the dksA gene encoding RNA polymerase-binding protein DksA, with product MPELTKKKTLGILAIAGVEPYQETAGEEYMSPEQMAHFTKILKAWRDQLREEVSRTMSHMKDEASNFPDPVDRASQEEEFSLELRNRDRERRLIKKIEKTLMKIEEDDFGFCESCGVEIGIRRLEARPTADLCIDCKTLAELKEKQMQG
- the gluQRS gene encoding tRNA glutamyl-Q(34) synthetase GluQRS encodes the protein MSYIGRFAPSPSGPLHFGSLVAAFGSYFQAKSQHGQWLVRIEDLDPPREMPGASSLILKTLESYGLHWDKSVTYQSERHQRYQEQIENWLVSGLAYYCQCTRKQIKQNGGFYPGTCRHKNLNVPNDCSVRLHVQEPIEYFIDQKHGLINIPHQLAQEDFIIKRRDGLFAYNLAVVLDDIDQGVTEVVRGADLIEPTGRQINLYRYLNHPEIKYVHLPLAVDLHGNKLSKQNHAPAVNIHSPKETLIQVMIFLGFELPNDFKFASVEQMIEWGCQHWSLQQLPDSLSIIPNH
- the hrpB gene encoding ATP-dependent helicase HrpB; this translates as MSQLPIISVMSELLDAIESHHQVILKAAPGAGKSTYLPLQILRKMQVGDLGQGKIIMMEPRRLAARNIARYLARQFGEKVGETVGFRIRGESKVSTKTRLEIVTEGVMTRMIQSDPELNGVDLIIFDEFHERSIHADTALAFCLEIQQALRDDLTLLIMSATLDQNALCRLLPLAHYVESQGRGFPIEYHYFPLQANQYLVPRLAKIIPQWMDQETGSMLVFLPSVGDIKQLYRRLTEEYVLFSDDIDVCPLYGQLDSQAEQMAITPSTLGRRKIVLATNIAETSLTIEGIRLVVDSGLERVARFDPKTGITRLEENIIAQSSAQQRAGRAGRLEPGICFRMYSEESLKRQPIVPQAEILRSDLTSLQMELLQWGTSQVDELSWLDLPPAPHLQQAKQLLIQLGLLNPQGQLTKLATQSQTLGIEPRYAAMLSHANVRGEAYLQAALASVALLEEPERNSLDISHDWHRWQQNQHSKTAMLTRRSQQLARRCSISFGLNLAFELKKVDADLLAVCIAMAFPDRVAMRRRHSSGQYLLANGHGAYIDESSSLSNQEGLIAVDLMRNAQSMTSQIFRAIHIDWSALIDALPDRIVERDVVQWDDAKGKMIAEQQQCFGQLVLSRRHVTHIDPTLIQAAILDFIRRKGLSSLSWSDKSANLLQRIRNATEWLPDKGWPGVSDDILLAKLEHWLEPYMVGIDTISKIKQIDVHQALSAYLGWPLNKEIDTWLPTHYQLPTGTRKAIRYQEKCDPILSVRMQEMFGESDSPLIAQGRKKLVLELLSPAQRPLQVTQDLAGFWQGSYKEVQKEMKGRYPKHIWPDDPANHVATTKMKRHFQP